The following coding sequences lie in one Primulina huaijiensis isolate GDHJ02 chromosome 2, ASM1229523v2, whole genome shotgun sequence genomic window:
- the LOC140971762 gene encoding uncharacterized protein has protein sequence MAVSLVGRRTIFSHLSIIAVVRRSTASISHSLQGHGCAASSSSPSPSLANRSKKINGDRLSAVIDSVNDRKLPPELRGQRNGVRSETEIINVVERRVWHAMEEGQFENLPGKGKPLDLTSNPHVDPAEDTLYRILNKNGCAPEWVELNKDIRSKIAAWRLALKKSWMFKGGHDDSKWVELSESLKLQLRDLNNMVFRYNLIVPFGRQMFGFKWEKELDRLQEETQVAK, from the exons ATGGCGGTTAGTCTCGTGGGAAGGAGAACGATTTTCAGTCATCTGTCGATCATCGCCGTCGTTCGCAGATCAACGGCCTCCATCAGCCATAGCTTGCAGGGACATGGATGTGCCGCCTCTTCATCCTCACCTTCACCGTCTTTGGCTAATCGGAGCAAGAAAATTAACGGCGATCGTCTCTCCGCCGTTATTGACTCCGTCAATGACCGAAAGCTGCCACCTGAGCTTCGTGGACAACGCAACGGTGTCAG ATCGGAAACTGAGATTATCAATGTCGTCGAGCGACGAGTGTGGCATGCAATGGAAGAAGGTCAATTTGAAAACTTGCCTGGTAAAGGAAAGCCCTTGGACCTCACCAGTAATCCTCATGTGGATCCTGCTGAAGACACCTTGTACAGGATACTCAATAAAAACGGATGTGCACCAGAATGGGTTGAACTTAACAAAGATATACGAAGTAAAATTGCTGCTTGGCGATTGGCCCTCAAGAAATCTTGGATGTTTAAAGGTGGACATGATGATTCCAAATGGGTTGAGTTGTCAGAGTCTTTGAAACTTCAACTGCGCGACTTGAACAACATG GTGTTTCGATACAACCTCATTGTTCCATTTGGCCGCCAAATGTTTGGATTCAAGTGGGAGAAGGAATTAGATCGGCTGCAAGAGGAAACTCAGGTGGCAAAATAG
- the LOC140962032 gene encoding probable glycosyltransferase At5g03795 — MRNKDLCFVMMERSKNRLCLCWKTSSSSTRLSVILLPLVLVSGLVALFCAKSSSWMFVRNYYDSSGTILLKGFVQGGEGRETGDGERAEVLSRDHNSLGIFGVPPETAQPVHDKEEKPLSTETRSQAVTLFNNTLAPPSSATISRNISNLPRVEATLQQARAAIRNAGNNNHIEDTDYIPDGPIYRNALSFHRSYLEMEKKLKVFVYEEGEQPIFHNGPCGSIYSIEGNFMSKIECSRFRTRNPENAHVFFLPFSVASIVHFIYQKNIPDQWQPMKQTVRDYVDLLAVKYPYWNRSSGSDHFMLACHDWGPELSKSVPELFKNSIRALCNANTSEGFQPSKDVSIPEINLVGGVMPGLLGGPAPWKRPVLVFFAGGLHGPIRPILLDHWENKDPDVQVHKYLPKNMSYFSMMRQSKYCICPSGYEVASPRMVEALYMGCVPVLIKDHYAPPFGDVLNWESFSVEISTDEIPNMKKILQAIPMRRYVRMHKRGVQVRRHFEVNLVPQRYDVFHMTLHSIWLRRLNILLHEELG, encoded by the exons ATGAGAAATAAAGATTTGTGCTTCGTTATGATGGAAAGGAGTAAGAACAGGCTGTGTTTGTGCTGGAAAACATCGTCGTCTTCTACGAGACTATCGGTGATCTTGCTTCCATTGGTGTTGGTTTCTGGGCTGGTGGCGTTATTTTGTGCGAAGTCTTCGAGTTGGATGTTTGTCCGGAATTACTATGATTCGAGCGGTACTATATTATTGAAGGGTTTTGTTCAGGGCGGCGAAGGAAGGGAAACGGGAGACGGAGAAAGGGCGGAGGTACTATCGAGGGATCACAACAGTCTCGGTATCTTCGGCGTGCCACCGGAGACGGCACAGCCG GTGCATGACAAGGAAGAAAAACCCTTAAGCACAGAAACTAGATCCCAAGCTGTCACATTATTCAATAATACTCTTGCTCCTCCATCAAGTGCAACAATCAGTAGAAACATCAGCAATTTACCAAGAGTCGAGGCCACGCTGCAGCAAGCTCGAGCCGCGATTCGAAATGCAGGGAACAACAATCATATAGAGGATACGGACTACATCCCGGATGGTCCAATTTACCGGAATGCTCTCTCGTTCCACCG GAGTTACTTGGAGATGGAAAAGAAGCTCAAAGTATTCGTATACGAAGAAGGGGAGCAGCCTATTTTTCACAACGGTCCTTGTGGAAGCATCTATTCTATAGAGGGAAATTTCATGTCCAAGATTGAATGTAGCAGATTTCGGACAAGGAATCCTGAGAATGCACATGTTTTCTTCCTTCCATTCAGTGTGGCATCCATAGTCCACTTCATATACCAGAAGAATATTCCGGATCAATGGCAGCCGATGAAGCAGACGGTGAGGGACTACGTGGATCTGCTCGCTGTAAAGTATCCTTATTGGAATCGAAGCAGCGGATCCGATCATTTCATGCTTGCTTGCCATGATTGG GGGCCTGAGCTTTCGAAGTCTGTTCCGGAGCTATTCAAGAACTCGATTCGAGCTTTGTGCAACGCGAACACATCTGAAGGGTTCCAGCCCTCGAAAGATGTATCCATACCTGAAATAAACCTCGTAGGTGGCGTAATGCCCGGCTTGCTTGGGGGACCAGCCCCATGGAAACGCCCGGTTCTCGTATTCTTTGCGGGAGGCCTCCACGGCCCCATCAGGCCTATTCTTCTGGACCATTGGGAGAACAAAGATCCAGACGTTCAAGTTCACAAGTACCTACCAAAAAACATGTCATATTTCTCAATGATGAGACAAAGCAAGTACTGCATTTGTCCCAGCGGGTACGAGGTCGCGAGCCCTAGGATGGTCGAAGCCCTGTACATGGGGTGCGTCCCCGTGCTAATTAAAGATCACTACGCGCCCCCGTTCGGGGATGTCCTAAACTGGGAGTCGTTTTCGGTGGAGATCTCGACGGATGAGATTCCTAACATGAAGAAAATTCTACAAGCAATCCCTATGAGACGATACGTGAGGATGCACAAGAGGGGTGTGCAAGTTAGGCGACATTTTGAGGTCAATTTGGTTCCTCAAAGGTACGATGTGTTTCATATGACTCTTCATTCCATTTGGTTGAGGAGACTTAACATTCTACTTCACGAAGAATTGGgatga
- the LOC140971764 gene encoding uncharacterized protein — translation MELNVMSGGTHPNRNPDILGLEMSLHHHIPPPPQNSPLLPQQQQLPMISYGHNEGDYRPQNQKSLKQGYPFSVISKNQTLALSDEDEPGLAVENSADDGKKKTSPWQRMKWTDDMVRLLIVVVFYIGDEVGSEGNDPVNKKKSGVILQKKGKWKSVSRALMERGHFVSPQQCEDKFNDLNKRYKRVNEILGKGTACQVVENQTLLDTMDHLSSKMKDEVKKLLNSKHLFFREMCAYHNSCGHAGAAAPVSGGIQHSPLEVAAEPTQGLVQCQQQRCFHSSESIPVMPNINREENHEGSKSVKGICVEDDYGDEDEEDEDEDESDEVIGGGSRCHDRAHDDDINEMDERSSRKREREWPCHSAPLIRQLESELVNILQDGTRGPFEKRQWLRAKLMQLEEQSVGVQYQMLELEKQRLKWLKFSTKKEREMQREKLLNERMKLENEREVLLIRQKEHDFLDHPQIPQQSSNKKSDPSSISR, via the coding sequence ATGGAATTGAATGTTATGTCTGGTGGAACGCACCCAAATAGAAATCCTGATATTTTAGGCCTGGAAATGTCACTCCACCACCACATACCACCACCACCACAAAACTCTCCCCTTTTGCCGCAGCAACAGCAGCTCCCCATGATTTCATATGGGCATAATGAAGGCGATTACCGCCCACAGAATCAGAAATCTTTGAAACAAGGGTACCCATTTTCCGTAATATCCAAGAATCAAACTTTAGCATTGAGTGATGAAGATGAGCCTGGGCTCGCTGTCGAGAACAGTGCTGATGATGGGAAGAAGAAAACTTCGCCTTGGCAGAGAATGAAGTGGACTGATGATATGGTGAGGTTATTGATTGTGGTTGTGTTTTATATTGGTGATGAGGTTGGCTCCGAGGGTAATGATCCTGTTAATAAGAAGAAAAGTGGGGTGATTTTGCAGAAGAAGGGGAAATGGAAATCAGTGTCGCGGGCTTTGATGGAGAGGGGACATTTCGTGTCTCCACAGCAATGTGAAGACAAGTTCAATGATTTGAATAAGAGGTACAAGAGGGTTAATGAGATTCTTGGAAAGGGAACGGCTTGCCAAGTTGTGGAGAATCAGACTTTGCTAGATACAATGGACCACTTATCTTCTAAAATGAAGGACGAAGTCAAGAAATTGCTGAATTCTAAGCACTTGTTTTTCAGGGAGATGTGTGCTTATCATAATAGTTGTGGTCACGCAGGTGCTGCTGCCCCTGTAAGTGGTGGTATTCAGCATTCGCCTCTAGAGGTGGCGGCAGAGCCAACTCAAGGTCTAGTACAGTGTCAGCAGCAGAGGTGCTTCCACTCGTCAGAAAGCATACCGGTCATGCCTAACATAAATCGAGAGGAGAATCACGAGGGATCTAAATCGGTAAAAGGGATATGTGTTGAAGATGATTACGGTGATGAAGATGAGGAGGATGAAGATGAGGATGAATCTGACGAGGTGATAGGTGGAGGATCGCGATGTCATGACCGGGCACATGATGATGATATCAATGAAATGGATGAACGATCATCAAGAAAGAGAGAGAGGGAATGGCCTTGTCATTCTGCGCCTCTGATTCGACAACTGGAATCTGAGTTAGTTAACATATTGCAAGATGGTACGAGGGGTCCCTTCGAGAAGAGGCAGTGGTTGAGAGCAAAATTGATGCAATTGGAGGAGCAAAGTGTCGGTGTCCAGTACCAGATGTTGGAGCTGGAAAAGCAGCGTTTAAAATGGCTGAAATTCAGTACCAAGAAAGAGAGGGAAATGCAGAGGGAAAAGCTCTTGAATGAAAGAATGAAGTTGGAGAATGAGAGAGAGGTTCTCTTAATTCGGCAAAAGGAGCATGATTTCCTTGATCATCCACAGATTCCGCAGCAATCCTCTAACAAGAAGAGCGACCCGTCTTCGATTAGTCGATGA
- the LOC140958510 gene encoding uncharacterized protein — translation MASSAQTPPFNISPYEHDSDQFDSEPDPNSISGKRITDREDIHGVTSKRTRLHSSSSTPGDCRKDREEWSDTAITCLLEAYTEKFVQLNRGNLRCRDWEEVAAVVSERCEKQTKTVEQCKNKVDNLKKRYKLERHRLSNGGVSVSHWPWSKQMEQIVGNSVAAKAAAEEEKFPGSNGTGKELGTLSTSPGGQVMSVKPKSLSLRWRRFVFKVSGAALAGTAPNNMDPKNAVLHRFLSSKSTSLTTWKVAMLIAREVSVASRVGVETRVHSAFSMPEVAEPYGRQRAIRHLEKGRVVIFGGIGAGTGNPLFSTDTAASLRASEKIILPRFSPVHADAVLKGTNVDGIYICDSRNENTAAEHISFRDLASRGASPMDMMAMTFCEENIIPVVVFNLHKPGKISRALCGEQLHVVIELLVL, via the exons ATGGCCTCTT CCGCTCAAACGCCGCCTTTTAACATCAGCCCGTACGAACATGATTCCGATCAGTTCGATTCAGAACCTGACCCCAACTCTATCTCCGGAAAACGCATCACTGATCGGGAAGATATACACGGTGTTACCTCTAAAAGAACGAGATTGCATTCATCCTCTTCCACCCCCGGAGACTGCAGGAAGGACCGGGAGGAATGGAGTGACACCGCGATCACGTGTTTGCTGGAGGCGTACACGGAGAAGTTTGTGCAGTTGAATAGAGGGAACTTGAGATGTAGGGATTGGGAGGAGGTGGCTGCGGTGGTAAGCGAGAGGTGCGAAAAGCAAACAAAGACTGTTGAACAGTGTAAGAACAAGGTTGACAATTTGAAGAAGCGGTACAAATTGGAGAGGCATCGATTGAGCAATGGTGGCGTATCGGTTAGTCACTGGCCTTGGTCGAAGCAGATGGAGCAGATCGTGGGCAACTCTGTTGCAGCCAAAGCAGCTGCCGAAGAAGAGAAGTTCCCCG GTTCCAACGGAACGGGAAAAGA ACTAGGAACATTATCTACCAGTCCTGGTGGTCAGGTTATGAGCGTGAAGCCAAAATCATTGAGTCTTAGGTGGCGAAGATTTGTGTTCAAAGTTAGTGGTGCTGCTCTGGCTGGTACTGCTCCTAATAATATGGATCCGAAG AATGCTGTTCTGCACAGGTTTCTCTCCTCGAAATCAACTTCGCTGACAACATGGAAG GTGGCCATGCTGATTGCTAGAGAAGTCTCGGTAGCTTCCCGTGTTGGTGTCGAG ACACGTGTGCATAGTGCATTTTCTATGCCTGAGGTTGCTGAGCCATATGGTAGGCAACGAGCCATCCGGCATCTTGAAAAAGGAAGAGTAGTAATTTTTGGCGGCATTGGAGCTGGCACTGGAAATCCACTCTTTTCCACCGATACGGCTGCATCTCTCCGGGCTTCAGAGA AGATTATTCTACCTCGATTTTCTCCAGTTCATGCTGATGCGGTCTTGAAAGGTACAAACGTGGATGGCATCTACATTTGTGACTCCAGAAACGAAAATACTGCAGCCGAACACATTTCTTTCAGAGACTTGGCTTCTAGAGGTGCATCTCCTATGGACATGATGGCCATGACATTCTGTGAGGAGAATATAATTCCAG TTGTCGTTTTCAATCTTCACAAGCCTGGAAAAATATCAAGGGCATTATGTGGAGAACAG TTGCATGTGGTGATTGAACTTCTTGTTCTGTGA